In Streptomyces ambofaciens ATCC 23877, a single genomic region encodes these proteins:
- the cobT gene encoding nicotinate-nucleotide--dimethylbenzimidazole phosphoribosyltransferase produces MTDTGQIPGEGLPENAGMVEQPGVPAPGAYTYLSETTAEDEDLLLLPGAQSAWGNEVAPPAPEPVVETVHQPGPHEMSGRDSGSVDLGGVRLPDPAQESASAPVPPRRPLHLGPPIPDTSASPVRSLADRGPADAPVRHAGPPTAGPEYLDVPQAVAMPPQGAAPWAAQAAPQAPEAPADAGAVHAETVVPVPEQVREPVGAAQALVTRVATEAVAATGGVTEEPAATDEAAEAAGPTGETPADAEPVPVPAPADGADAATGDEVPDGPRNPAVGAGVPEAVADAAAGEGSAPQEAPAPAADPAVTAPSAPEAEAAQAVEPDAVPVPTGEGESAMEPVHPEADDSAQPAGTLQAVSEQPVPEAPGVSGAAGDPAPVQHVEPTGAHQPQEALLPETPGAPDAQAPDASDAHEAAQVPETPGTPETPGVAGPDLAQAEPSPEAQQPTEAPSAVEQPHPVQESPAQPEPPAQPESLAQPEPPQPDAQPTATHPQPDAQPVPPVAAPQSDVLPAAEAAPDAEAVAVAAPEAEAVAVAAPEAEAVAVAAPEVEAAPDVLPAAEAAPAPEAVAVAAPGPEPVAVAGPTAEPAAPAMPEPEPDAVTAPVVQPGPVDPQPAQGPQSLVEADLPREADVARTVSESAWTEGAPSDAVGPESHPEQPADVPGGHLEQPAGVYPDQSAGGFVPVDGGQVPTTPQLAPTPPEALVLPPEAQVPASVTPVPAPREADPEVAQSPEDLDTRAADQEEDAARTEPAGRPGQEVPADQEDQHDVSTAAMAQARQSTGPVAPAYADAEREAVLKVMRERRDIRNGFRSDPIPHEVLLRVLEAAHTAPSVGHSQPWDFVVIRSADTRRAMHELATRQREAYAKSLPKGRAKQFKELKIEAILDTPVNIVVTADPTRGGRHTLGRHTQPQMAPYSSALAVENLWLAARAEGLGVGWVSFFDEREMVRALGLPEHLDVVAYLCVGYVDEFPDEPELMQAGWSKRRPLSWVVHEETYGRRALPGEAPHDLLAETVAQIRPLDAKALGEAWERQKRMTKPAGALGMLEIISAQLCGLSRQCPPPIPEPAAVAVFAGDHGVHAQGVTPWPQEVTAQMVANFLGGGAVCNAFATQVGAEVCVVDVGVATDLPATPGLLPRKVRAGTSDMTTGPAMTREEAKQAIEVGIETARDLVAAGNKALLTGEMGIANTTASAALISVFTGADPAEVTGRGTGINDETLARKTEVVRRALELHQPDPADPIGVLAAVGGFEHAAMVGLLLGGASLRTPVLLDGVSAGAAALVARAIAPEVLAACIAGHRSAEPGHVAALNKLGLRPLVDLDLRLGEGTGALLALPMVQSTARAMHEVATFDSAGVTEK; encoded by the coding sequence ATGACCGACACCGGCCAGATCCCGGGCGAGGGGCTGCCGGAGAACGCAGGCATGGTGGAGCAGCCGGGCGTCCCCGCACCCGGCGCGTACACCTACCTCTCCGAGACCACCGCCGAGGACGAGGACCTGTTGCTGCTGCCGGGAGCTCAGAGCGCCTGGGGCAACGAGGTCGCGCCGCCCGCGCCGGAGCCGGTCGTCGAGACCGTGCACCAGCCGGGACCGCACGAGATGTCCGGCCGCGACAGCGGCTCGGTCGACCTCGGCGGCGTCCGTCTGCCCGATCCGGCACAGGAGTCCGCGTCCGCCCCGGTACCGCCGCGCAGGCCCCTGCACCTCGGTCCGCCGATCCCCGACACCTCCGCGAGCCCGGTCCGTTCCCTCGCCGACCGCGGACCCGCCGACGCGCCGGTACGGCACGCCGGGCCGCCGACCGCCGGCCCCGAGTACCTCGACGTTCCGCAGGCCGTCGCGATGCCTCCGCAAGGTGCGGCGCCCTGGGCCGCGCAGGCGGCTCCGCAGGCGCCGGAGGCTCCGGCGGACGCCGGGGCGGTGCATGCGGAAACGGTTGTTCCGGTACCGGAGCAGGTGCGTGAGCCGGTGGGCGCCGCGCAGGCACTCGTGACCCGCGTGGCGACGGAGGCCGTGGCGGCGACGGGCGGGGTGACCGAGGAGCCGGCCGCGACGGACGAAGCCGCCGAGGCGGCCGGGCCGACCGGGGAAACCCCTGCCGACGCCGAGCCCGTGCCGGTGCCCGCGCCTGCCGACGGCGCCGACGCGGCGACGGGTGACGAGGTGCCGGACGGCCCGCGGAACCCGGCCGTCGGTGCCGGTGTCCCGGAAGCGGTCGCCGACGCCGCGGCGGGCGAGGGGTCCGCTCCGCAGGAGGCCCCGGCGCCCGCGGCCGACCCGGCCGTCACCGCGCCCTCCGCCCCGGAGGCCGAGGCGGCCCAGGCCGTGGAGCCGGACGCGGTGCCCGTGCCCACCGGGGAAGGCGAATCGGCCATGGAGCCGGTCCACCCCGAAGCCGACGACAGCGCTCAGCCCGCCGGGACCCTCCAGGCCGTCTCCGAGCAGCCGGTGCCGGAGGCACCCGGGGTGTCCGGGGCCGCCGGGGACCCCGCGCCCGTCCAGCACGTCGAGCCGACCGGTGCCCACCAGCCACAGGAAGCCCTCCTCCCCGAGACCCCCGGGGCTCCGGACGCCCAGGCACCCGACGCCTCCGACGCACACGAGGCCGCCCAGGTTCCCGAGACGCCCGGCACGCCCGAGACGCCCGGCGTGGCCGGCCCCGACCTCGCGCAGGCCGAACCGTCCCCGGAGGCCCAGCAGCCGACGGAGGCACCGTCCGCCGTGGAGCAGCCGCACCCGGTACAGGAGTCGCCCGCGCAGCCCGAGCCGCCCGCGCAGCCTGAGTCGCTTGCGCAGCCCGAGCCGCCGCAGCCGGACGCCCAGCCCACGGCGACGCACCCGCAGCCGGACGCGCAGCCCGTACCGCCGGTTGCCGCACCGCAGTCGGACGTTCTCCCCGCCGCCGAGGCCGCGCCGGACGCCGAGGCCGTCGCCGTTGCAGCGCCGGAGGCCGAGGCCGTCGCCGTTGCAGCGCCGGAGGCCGAGGCCGTCGCCGTTGCAGCGCCGGAGGTCGAGGCCGCGCCGGACGTCCTCCCCGCCGCCGAAGCCGCGCCGGCCCCCGAGGCCGTCGCCGTAGCCGCGCCGGGCCCCGAGCCCGTCGCCGTAGCGGGGCCCACCGCCGAGCCCGCCGCCCCGGCCATGCCGGAGCCGGAGCCCGACGCCGTCACCGCGCCGGTCGTCCAGCCCGGCCCGGTCGATCCGCAGCCGGCTCAGGGGCCCCAGTCCCTGGTGGAAGCCGACCTCCCGCGGGAAGCGGACGTGGCCCGGACCGTGTCCGAGTCCGCGTGGACGGAGGGGGCCCCGTCGGACGCCGTCGGACCGGAGTCCCACCCCGAGCAGCCCGCGGACGTGCCCGGCGGACACCTGGAGCAGCCCGCAGGCGTGTATCCCGACCAGTCCGCGGGCGGGTTCGTGCCCGTCGACGGCGGCCAGGTGCCCACGACCCCGCAGCTCGCGCCGACCCCGCCCGAGGCACTCGTCCTCCCGCCGGAGGCCCAGGTGCCCGCTTCGGTGACCCCGGTCCCCGCCCCGCGCGAGGCCGACCCCGAAGTCGCCCAGAGCCCCGAGGACCTCGACACCCGCGCCGCCGACCAGGAAGAGGACGCGGCCCGCACGGAACCGGCCGGCCGGCCGGGCCAGGAAGTCCCCGCAGACCAGGAAGACCAGCACGACGTGAGCACGGCCGCGATGGCGCAAGCCCGACAGTCCACCGGCCCGGTGGCGCCCGCCTACGCCGACGCCGAACGCGAGGCCGTCCTCAAGGTCATGCGGGAACGCCGGGACATCCGCAACGGCTTCCGCAGCGACCCCATTCCGCACGAGGTGCTGCTCCGTGTCCTGGAGGCCGCCCACACCGCGCCCTCCGTCGGCCACTCGCAGCCCTGGGACTTCGTGGTCATCCGCTCCGCCGACACCCGCCGTGCCATGCACGAACTGGCGACGCGTCAGCGCGAGGCCTACGCGAAGTCCCTCCCCAAGGGCCGGGCCAAGCAGTTCAAGGAACTGAAGATCGAGGCCATCCTCGACACCCCGGTCAACATCGTCGTCACCGCCGACCCGACCCGCGGCGGCCGCCACACCCTCGGCCGCCACACGCAGCCGCAGATGGCGCCGTACTCCTCCGCTCTCGCGGTCGAGAACCTGTGGCTCGCGGCCCGCGCGGAAGGCCTCGGCGTCGGCTGGGTCAGCTTCTTCGACGAGCGCGAGATGGTCCGTGCCCTCGGCCTGCCCGAGCACCTGGACGTCGTCGCCTACCTGTGCGTCGGGTACGTCGACGAGTTCCCGGACGAGCCCGAGCTGATGCAGGCCGGCTGGTCCAAGCGCCGCCCGCTCTCCTGGGTGGTGCACGAGGAGACGTACGGCCGTCGCGCCCTGCCCGGCGAGGCGCCGCACGACCTGCTCGCCGAGACCGTCGCACAGATCCGCCCGCTCGACGCCAAGGCGCTCGGCGAGGCGTGGGAGCGACAGAAGCGCATGACGAAGCCGGCCGGCGCACTGGGCATGCTGGAGATCATCTCCGCCCAGCTGTGCGGCCTGTCCCGGCAGTGTCCGCCGCCGATCCCGGAGCCCGCCGCCGTCGCGGTCTTCGCCGGCGACCACGGGGTGCACGCCCAGGGCGTCACCCCCTGGCCGCAGGAGGTCACCGCCCAGATGGTGGCCAACTTCCTGGGCGGCGGAGCGGTCTGCAACGCCTTCGCCACCCAGGTCGGCGCCGAGGTGTGCGTCGTGGACGTCGGCGTCGCCACCGACCTGCCCGCCACCCCCGGTCTGCTGCCGCGCAAGGTCCGCGCGGGCACCTCCGACATGACCACCGGCCCCGCGATGACCCGCGAGGAGGCCAAGCAGGCCATCGAGGTGGGCATCGAGACCGCCCGCGACCTGGTGGCGGCCGGCAACAAGGCCCTGCTGACCGGCGAGATGGGCATCGCGAACACCACCGCGTCCGCCGCGCTGATCTCCGTCTTCACCGGCGCGGACCCGGCCGAGGTCACCGGTCGCGGCACCGGCATCAACGACGAGACGCTGGCCCGCAAGACCGAGGTCGTCCGCCGCGCCCTGGAACTCCACCAGCCGGACCCGGCCGACCCCATCGGCGTGCTCGCCGCGGTCGGCGGCTTCGAGCACGCGGCCATGGTCGGCCTGCTGCTCGGCGGCGCCTCCCTGCGCACGCCGGTGCTCCTGGACGGCGTCAGCGCCGGCGCCGCCGCCCTGGTGGCCCGCGCCATCGCCCCCGAGGTCCTCGCGGCCTGTATCGCGGGCCACCGCAGCGCCGAGCCCGGCCATGTCGCCGCGCTCAACAAACTGGGCCTGCGCCCGCTGGTCGACCTCGACCTCCGCCTCGGCGAGGGCACCGGCGCGCTGTTGGCCCTGCCGATGGTGCAGAGCACCGCGCGGGCGATGCACGAGGTGGCGACGTTCGACTCGGCGGGCGTCACCGAGAAGTAG